From Novipirellula artificiosorum, the proteins below share one genomic window:
- the pgsA gene encoding CDP-diacylglycerol--glycerol-3-phosphate 3-phosphatidyltransferase, with amino-acid sequence MSSTASRTIYNVPNALTTVRFALAIAVMVLIPLGHFASATVVFLIAASTDWMDGYWARKYGQVTKLGRIFDPFVDKIIICGSFIALVGVAESGVASWMATIVVARELLVTSLRGIIEGSGGDFSANSLGKWKMVLQCAAVVSVLLCLINDPAATWLRITTLGLLWSAIALTVYSGYDYTLAAARVLRDQGRA; translated from the coding sequence ATGAGTAGCACGGCTTCCCGTACGATCTACAACGTCCCAAACGCGCTGACCACGGTGCGGTTTGCGCTGGCGATTGCCGTCATGGTGTTGATCCCGCTGGGCCACTTTGCCTCGGCGACGGTTGTGTTTCTGATCGCGGCGTCGACCGACTGGATGGACGGCTATTGGGCTCGAAAATACGGCCAAGTCACAAAGCTGGGGCGGATTTTTGATCCGTTTGTTGACAAGATCATCATCTGCGGTTCCTTCATCGCGTTGGTCGGGGTGGCAGAATCGGGCGTCGCATCATGGATGGCGACAATCGTGGTCGCTCGTGAATTGTTGGTGACCAGTCTGCGTGGGATCATCGAAGGATCGGGAGGCGATTTTTCGGCAAACTCCTTAGGCAAATGGAAGATGGTGCTTCAGTGTGCGGCGGTTGTGAGTGTTTTGCTCTGCTTGATCAACGACCCGGCTGCAACTTGGCTGCGGATCACGACATTAGGACTTCTTTGGTCGGCCATCGCTTTGACGGTCTATTCGGGCTATGACTACACCCTCGCTGCAGCTCGAGTGCTGCGAGATCAGGGTCGCGCCTGA
- a CDS encoding aldose epimerase family protein — MKYRSMLLVPAMLCLLGGLDLRPVSGEVAVEDFDSIKLYTLKNSSGMTVKVTNFGAIITSIVVPDRDGNMGDVALGYNRVEDYINAVDKPYFGAVVGRYGNRIAKGEFSIDGETYTLATNNNANHLHGGVIGFDKVVWDAKPMEGDGWSGIELSYLAKDLEEGYPGNLNVKVTYRLTNANELVIDYLATTDKKTPVNVTQHTYFNLKGEGEGTILDHALMLNAKKYTPIDDGLIPTGELADVAGTPFDFTTAKAIGRDVEQKHEQLTFGLGYDHNFVLDKGGDPKAATLAARVTEATTGRVLEIRTTEPGIQFYCGNFLDGRLQGKSGKTYVHRGGFCLETQHYPDSPNQPNFPSTLLSPGEEYRTTTTFKFSTQ, encoded by the coding sequence ATGAAATATCGATCGATGCTACTGGTACCTGCAATGCTTTGCTTGTTAGGGGGACTTGACCTGCGACCCGTCTCGGGGGAAGTGGCGGTCGAAGACTTCGATAGCATCAAGCTGTACACGCTGAAAAATAGCTCTGGCATGACCGTCAAAGTGACCAACTTTGGCGCGATCATCACTTCGATTGTCGTTCCGGATCGTGATGGCAATATGGGCGACGTCGCCCTGGGGTACAACCGAGTCGAGGACTACATCAATGCGGTAGACAAACCCTACTTTGGGGCGGTGGTTGGCCGCTATGGGAACCGGATCGCCAAGGGGGAGTTTTCAATCGACGGCGAAACCTACACCTTGGCGACCAATAACAATGCAAACCATCTGCACGGGGGTGTCATTGGCTTTGATAAGGTGGTTTGGGATGCCAAACCCATGGAAGGGGACGGATGGTCCGGAATCGAACTGAGCTACTTGGCCAAAGACCTCGAGGAGGGTTACCCGGGGAATTTGAACGTGAAGGTCACGTATCGATTGACCAACGCCAATGAACTGGTGATTGACTACTTGGCGACGACCGATAAGAAGACACCGGTGAACGTCACGCAGCACACCTACTTTAACCTCAAAGGCGAAGGGGAAGGCACCATCCTTGACCACGCATTGATGCTCAATGCGAAGAAGTACACGCCGATTGACGATGGTTTGATCCCCACCGGTGAATTGGCAGACGTCGCGGGAACACCGTTTGACTTTACGACAGCCAAGGCAATCGGCCGCGATGTCGAACAGAAGCATGAACAGTTGACGTTCGGACTTGGCTACGACCACAACTTTGTGTTGGACAAAGGCGGCGATCCCAAAGCGGCAACCCTTGCGGCTCGGGTTACCGAAGCGACGACCGGACGTGTGCTCGAAATTCGGACGACCGAACCAGGAATTCAGTTCTACTGTGGCAACTTCCTGGACGGACGGCTTCAAGGGAAATCGGGGAAAACCTATGTCCATCGGGGTGGCTTCTGTTTAGAGACCCAGCACTATCCGGACAGCCCCAATCAGCCCAATTTCCCATCGACCCTTCTGAGCCCTGGCGAAGAGTATCGAACGACGACGACTTTCAAGTTCTCGACCCAGTGA
- a CDS encoding sodium:solute symporter family transporter, with protein sequence MGILDILVFVGFIVAVISIGLYKSREDDEEKDAQDYFLAGRGLTWYLVGFSLIAANISTEQFVGMTGKAADWLGMAIASYEWMAAVTLVVTAFVFLPVFLKSGIYTIPEFLEYRYNTFARTVMAISTMVILVGVPTASVIYSGAKVITGNFQGLTVLGLDLGSITVGCWIIGILAAAYVFAGGLKACAWADLLQGSALIIGGVVIAYFAFSLIADTDPSELIKTARNSEVTVESLEAAGPIERFYDLNKGPLPDGKLHMVRPVDDPEIPWTALLIGLWIPNFFYWGLNQYITQRTLGSKSLAQGQKGVVFAAFLKLIIPFIVVVPGILAFNLFNGELREDAVSRNAMIMAEKTPELYKNLSDKMKPDAEKSRNTIVAGKIESILEEAKPNEFTTLYTFNDVFASMNTEDAVAVAQFNRDQLRGLVDLEEASDTLSDAELIAANSEVAAAGLAALEEKADIETLVPHDYDNAFPTLIRELIPIGSGIKGFVLAAIFGAVVSSLASMLNSASTIFTMDIYYKLRPDSSQTGLVSVGRICTIVFVLIAMIIAPFLGHPSFGGIFTFIQEFQGFISPGILAIFLFGLLVHRAPRSVGTVGLLLNPVLYGALKFSPLTADITFLNRMAICFGAVLVVLTLMTLINPLKVPVTLPVNEKMDLTGSKPAKFWGGVVVALTILLYVVFY encoded by the coding sequence ATGGGCATTTTGGATATCCTGGTCTTTGTTGGTTTCATTGTGGCCGTGATTTCGATCGGTTTGTACAAGAGTCGCGAGGACGATGAAGAAAAGGATGCTCAAGACTATTTCCTTGCCGGTCGCGGATTGACCTGGTATTTGGTGGGTTTTTCGTTGATCGCGGCGAACATTTCTACCGAACAGTTTGTGGGAATGACGGGCAAGGCTGCCGATTGGCTCGGCATGGCAATCGCTAGTTACGAGTGGATGGCTGCGGTGACGTTGGTCGTCACGGCATTTGTGTTTTTGCCGGTGTTCCTCAAGAGCGGCATCTACACGATCCCTGAATTTCTCGAGTATCGCTACAACACGTTCGCCCGAACCGTAATGGCGATTAGCACGATGGTGATTTTGGTGGGAGTACCGACCGCGTCGGTGATCTACTCCGGTGCAAAGGTCATCACGGGCAACTTTCAAGGCTTGACGGTGTTGGGTTTGGACCTCGGCAGCATTACCGTCGGTTGCTGGATCATTGGAATCTTGGCGGCAGCCTACGTGTTTGCTGGCGGCTTGAAAGCGTGTGCCTGGGCCGACCTGTTGCAGGGATCCGCGCTGATTATCGGTGGTGTCGTGATCGCCTATTTTGCCTTCAGTTTGATTGCCGACACCGACCCGAGCGAATTGATTAAGACGGCTCGAAACAGCGAAGTGACGGTAGAAAGCCTTGAAGCGGCAGGCCCGATTGAGCGGTTTTATGATCTGAACAAGGGCCCGCTACCGGATGGGAAATTGCACATGGTCCGACCGGTGGACGATCCTGAGATTCCCTGGACGGCTTTGCTGATTGGCCTCTGGATTCCTAACTTCTTTTACTGGGGACTGAACCAATACATTACCCAGCGAACGTTGGGGTCGAAGTCACTCGCCCAGGGCCAGAAAGGGGTTGTCTTTGCAGCGTTCCTGAAGTTGATCATCCCATTCATTGTCGTGGTGCCGGGGATTTTGGCGTTCAACTTGTTTAACGGTGAGCTACGGGAAGATGCCGTCAGTCGCAACGCGATGATCATGGCGGAAAAAACGCCGGAGCTCTACAAGAATCTGTCGGACAAGATGAAGCCTGATGCGGAGAAATCACGTAACACGATCGTTGCCGGAAAGATTGAGTCGATTTTAGAAGAGGCGAAGCCCAACGAGTTCACCACCCTCTACACGTTCAACGATGTGTTCGCAAGCATGAACACCGAGGATGCTGTGGCGGTCGCTCAATTCAATCGCGACCAACTCCGTGGTCTTGTTGATCTGGAAGAGGCGTCCGACACCCTCAGCGATGCGGAATTGATCGCCGCCAATAGCGAGGTGGCCGCAGCCGGTCTGGCCGCGCTCGAGGAAAAGGCCGATATCGAAACCTTGGTGCCACACGACTATGACAACGCGTTTCCAACTTTGATTCGCGAGCTGATTCCTATCGGCTCCGGAATCAAGGGTTTTGTTTTAGCCGCCATCTTTGGAGCGGTGGTGAGTTCGCTGGCCTCCATGCTTAACTCAGCGTCCACGATCTTTACGATGGACATTTACTACAAACTACGTCCCGATTCCTCGCAAACCGGCTTGGTCTCCGTGGGGCGAATTTGCACGATCGTGTTTGTCTTGATCGCAATGATCATCGCACCCTTCTTGGGGCACCCGTCGTTCGGTGGGATCTTCACGTTCATCCAAGAATTCCAAGGCTTTATCTCGCCCGGAATCTTGGCGATCTTTTTGTTCGGGTTGCTCGTCCATCGCGCTCCTCGCTCGGTTGGTACCGTTGGGCTCTTGTTGAATCCGGTGCTCTACGGGGCATTGAAGTTTTCGCCCCTGACGGCCGACATCACCTTCCTCAACCGGATGGCGATTTGCTTTGGTGCGGTGCTGGTGGTGCTAACGCTGATGACGTTGATCAATCCCTTGAAAGTTCCCGTAACCTTGCCCGTCAATGAGAAGATGGATTTGACCGGTTCGAAACCCGCTAAGTTCTGGGGAGGGGTTGTGGTCGCGCTAACCATTCTCTTGTATGTCGTGTTCTATTAA
- the galK gene encoding galactokinase, with protein MSSLEITSSTGFLGDLVERLTQTFVAEHSRPPEWVIAAPGRVNLIGEHIDYNDGFVLPMAIERYVVIAAASRNDDSRRVSLHSVNLNETAQIDLSKPLAPSTPPTWYAYVEGVVAGFLERMGPDASQQLPSMDWLIESNVPVGGGLSSSAALEVATATLLEAVTGVSLAMDEKALLCQKAEHEFAGVPCGIMDQFSSVFGQENAFMLLDCRTQELRHVPFSSNKISVLITNSNVKHELTGGEYAQRRCECDSALKKLGRPSWRDVTLEILDAGKDKLTEVEFRRGRHVVSEIDRTQKAASAIESGDWQQLGELMYASHASLRDDYEVSCDELDLLVDLANKIGPAGGIHGSRMTGGGFGGCTVTLVESDKAVEVSAIMAKQYEQQSGIKPQLFASRPALGAHKIDRANT; from the coding sequence ATGTCTTCACTTGAAATCACTTCCAGTACTGGATTCCTTGGCGATCTTGTCGAGCGTTTGACACAGACCTTCGTCGCCGAGCATTCGCGACCACCCGAGTGGGTGATCGCGGCACCGGGACGTGTCAATTTGATTGGCGAACACATCGATTACAACGATGGCTTCGTGTTGCCGATGGCCATTGAGCGTTACGTTGTGATTGCAGCTGCCAGCCGCAATGACGATTCACGACGCGTGTCACTGCACAGCGTCAACTTGAATGAAACCGCTCAGATTGATTTGTCGAAACCACTCGCGCCCTCGACGCCGCCCACATGGTACGCCTATGTCGAAGGCGTCGTTGCGGGATTCCTCGAAAGGATGGGCCCCGATGCATCGCAACAACTCCCATCGATGGATTGGTTGATTGAGTCCAACGTGCCGGTCGGTGGTGGGTTGAGCAGCAGTGCGGCATTGGAAGTTGCCACCGCCACCTTGCTCGAAGCCGTTACGGGTGTGTCGTTAGCGATGGACGAAAAGGCGCTGTTGTGTCAAAAGGCCGAACACGAATTTGCCGGCGTCCCCTGTGGGATCATGGACCAATTCAGTAGCGTCTTCGGACAAGAGAACGCCTTCATGCTGCTCGATTGCCGGACGCAAGAACTTCGGCACGTTCCGTTTTCAAGCAATAAAATCTCGGTTTTGATCACCAACAGCAATGTGAAGCACGAACTCACCGGTGGCGAATATGCCCAGCGGCGTTGCGAATGTGATTCAGCGCTGAAGAAGTTGGGCAGACCTTCTTGGCGAGATGTCACGCTCGAGATTCTCGACGCAGGCAAAGACAAGTTGACGGAGGTCGAGTTCCGTCGGGGGCGGCACGTGGTTTCCGAGATTGACCGTACTCAGAAGGCAGCGTCTGCAATCGAATCGGGTGATTGGCAACAGCTTGGTGAGTTGATGTACGCCAGTCATGCTTCGCTGCGGGACGATTACGAAGTCAGTTGCGACGAACTGGACCTGTTGGTCGACTTGGCAAACAAGATCGGTCCCGCAGGCGGCATCCATGGTTCGCGGATGACGGGTGGTGGTTTTGGCGGCTGTACGGTCACGCTCGTTGAATCCGACAAAGCCGTCGAAGTCAGTGCAATCATGGCGAAGCAATACGAACAGCAAAGTGGCATCAAGCCCCAATTGTTTGCCAGTCGGCCTGCATTGGGTGCCCACAAGATCGACCGAGCCAACACCTAG